Genomic DNA from Halobacteriovorax sp. DA5:
TACCTCTAGATTTCCTTCACTTCAAAGATTAACTTACTTGCTTTAGGCTTAGCAGTTGTAACTTTAATATCTTTCTTTAAGTCTGCAAGGATAGCTTCAACTTGTTTCTTCTGATCTTTGTTATGGTAGATCTCAACAAGTGCTTCACCTTTAGAAACCTTGTCACCAACTTTCTTATTAAGAATAAAACCAACTCCAAAGTCGATCTTATCAGTTGCTTTTGCACGTCCACCACCAAGGCTTACACAGTGTAGGCCCATGTTCTTGCAAGCAATCGCAGAAACGTAACCATTCTTAGTTGCGCTAAATACAGTCTTCTCTTTTGCTAGAGGTAGGCGAGAGTAGTCGTCACAAACTTTCTCATCTCCGCCTTGAACCTTAATAAGGTTTTTGAAAACTTTAAGTGCTTTTCCATTATCAATTACTGCTTGCGCTTTCTTTTCACCTTCTTTAAGTGAATCAGCTTTTCCTGCAATATAGATCATTGCACCTGCAAGCTTAACACTGATATCAGTTAAGTCTTTTGGACCGTTACCTTTTAGTGTCTCAATTGATTCGATGATCTCTAGAGAGTTACCAATATACTGACCTAGTGGTTGATTCATATCTGTAATCATTGTGATCATACGCTTATCAAAGCGCTTTGCTGTATCACGAAGACTTTTTGCTAGTGCTTTTGCATCCTTGATATTATCCATGAATGCACCGTCACCAACTTTAATATCCATCACGATACCATTAGCGCCTTCCGCTAACTTCTTACTCATGATTGATGCTGTAATTAATGGGATTGATTCAACTGTTCCCGTTACATCTCTTAGACCGTAGATGATTTTGTCAGCAGGAGCGATATCCTTTGTTTGACCAATAAGAACGATCTTCTCTTTATTAAGTTGCTTTTTGAATTGTTCAAGAGTTAGTTCAGTTTTGAATCCTTTAATCGATTCAACTTTATCAACTGTTCCACCTGTATGGCCTAAACCACGTCCGGCCATCATTGGAACCTTAACTCCGCATGCCGTAGCGATTGGGCCAAGAATGAACGATGCCTTGTCTCCAACACCACCAGTTGAGTGTTTGTCGATCACGTTCACTCCTGAGAACTTTAGCGTCTTTCCAGAGTAAAGCATGGCATCTGTAAGAGCGGCAGTTTCTTTTACGCTCATACCATTTAAGTAAATGGCCATTAGTAGTGCAGACATTTGATAGTCAGCAACGTCACCATTTGTAATCCCATTTATGAACCACTTAATTTCTTCATCTGTTAATTTTTTACCATCTCTTTTTTTTGAGATGATCTGATATGCGCTAAAATTTTCCGACATAGTATTCCTTTTAAAAATTTAATTCCCTAATAATTCCTGTGCATTTATTGCATCAAATTACTTATGCGTATAGAATAGTAAAAGGGTCATTATAGACACGGCCATTAGAGGTGGCAATGATGAAACTTAATGCGTAGCGCAGGGATTTTAAGGTTTTAGAAATGTTCAAAAAAATTATCATTATATGTTTAGCTCTTACATTTTCATTCTCTTCATTTGCACAAACAAATTTTAAGGAAGAAGGATTACGTGACTTAACAACTGTTGCTGGTCTTGGCCTTGGTGGTGCTATTCTTGGTCTGTCGACATTATCTTTTGTTGAGGAGCCTAAGGATCACCTTAAAAATATTCTCGTTGGTGCTGCTGTAGGGATTGTTGTTGGTGTTGGTGTTGTGGCCTACAATCAAGCTGCAAAGTCTCAAGCAACAATTCGTCAAACGGGTTACCGTGACTTTGATACGACTAGTCGTCTTAATTGGCATGCGTCAAATACGGCACAAGATATCAAAGAGTTTAATGCTGTAAATCCAAAAGTTGGTTGGTCGTTTAACTTCTAATTATTCTTTTTTATTGTCCATTTATGCTCAAACCTATACTCTAAGGCTAATTTTAGAATTAATTTAATTTAGTAATAGGGTATTCCATGGAAAGAGTTATTTCGGCATTTGGTTTGATCGTTATGGTTGGTGTTGCTTTTGCATTATCAAATAACCGTAAGAAAATTAATTGGCGTCTCGTTCTTTCTGGCTTAGCTCTTCAGATCTTCTTTGGTCTCATCATTCTAAAAACTGATGTAGGGCAAAACTTCTTTGAAGGTGCACGTGGTTTTTTCACTGCAATTCTAAATTATACTAACGAAGGTTCAGGCTTTATCTTTGGTCCACTTTCAAATGTTCCAAAATTCGGCTTTATTTTCTTTGTCATGGTTCTTCCGACAATTATTTTTATGTCTTCATTAATGAGTGTATTTTATCACTTAGGTATCATGCAGGTTGTTATTAAGGCTTTTGCTAAAGTCATGTCAGTTGTGATGGGGACATCGGGAGCTGAGTCTCTAGCGGCCGCTGCCAATATCTTTGCTGGACAAACTGAGGCACCACTTGTGGTAAAGCCACTGGTTTCAAAAATGACACAATCGGAACTTATGGCGCTAATGACTGGTGGAATGGCCACTGTTGCAGGTGGGGTTCTTGCTTCATATGTTGGTTTTGGTATTGATGCTGCACACTTACTTTCGGCATCAGTTATGTCGGCTCCAGCGGCACTTGTTTGTGCCAAGCTTATGGTGCCAGAGACACAAGAGTCTCTAACTCAAGGTGACTTAAAATTAGATTTAAAAGATAACAGTGTAAATTTAATCGATGCTGCGGCCAATGGTGCAAGTGAAGGTGTAAAGCTTGCCATTAATGTTGGTGCAATGTTGATTGCAATCATTGCTCTTGTAGCAATGTTCAACGGTGCTCTTGGCCTAATCACAGGTTGGTTTGGTTTTGAAGGAATTACTCTTGAGCTAATCATGGGTAAATTATTTGCTCCATTTGCTTGGTTATTAGGTGTTGAGTGGAAGGATGCGGAGATCGTGGGAATGCTTCTTGGTAAGAAGTTAGTACTAAATGAGTTCGTGGCCTACTTAGACCTTAAGGCGAATATGGGTAACCTATCAGAGCGCTCAATTACTATTGCAACGTATGCCCTTTGTGGTTTTGCCAATTTCTCATCAATTGGGATTCAAATTGGTGGAATCGGTGGGATCGCTGAAAACCGTAAGCAAGACCTTGCAAAGCTAGGTGTGAAGTCTCTAATTGCAGGGACACTTGCATGTTTCATGACGGCCTGTATCGCTGGTATCTTCATTTAATTCTAATTTATTTTAATGATTGATTAGTTGAGTAGGGTAACGCGGAATATTATATCTTCTAGCGCAAAACCTTGCCCAGACGTACAATTATTAGTAGGTTAAAGTCTTTGGCTTGAGCTATGCTCGCCGACTTGCCTCGTGTTTTTATTGCATATTTCGATTTGAGTTTAAAAGGAATATATATGTCTAAAGATTTAATTATTAACAAAACAGTTAACGAGTGGCGTGCTGTTTTGATGGAGAATGGTGAAATTCTCGACTTCCTAATGGAGAGAACTAAGCCAACGACAACGCCGCATCCACGCCTTGGGAATATCTACCGAGGAAAAGTATTAAGAGTTTTACCAGGAATGCAGTCTGCATTCGTTGATATCGGCTATTCAAAAGCAGCTTTCCTCTACGTTGATGATGCTTATCTTCCGACTCTTGATGAGCAAAGAGAGATGGCAAAGAAGGCCGAGGAAATTAAGAAAGAGAAGAAAGAAAATGGCCTTGTGATTCCTGATGAGTTAGCAACTCTTTCAGAATCGATGGATATGAAAATGCGTCCAGAGTCTGCAACGATTGAATCATTCTTAAAAGAAGGGGATGAGATCATTGTACAAGTAGCAAAAGAGCCTATTTCAACTAAAGGTCCACGTGTTACTCGTCATGTAACAATCCCTGGGCGCTATGTTGTTTATATGCCTTTTATTGAGCACACTGGTGTTTCTCGTCGTATTGAAAATGAGGAAGAGCGTGATCGCCTAAAAGAGATGCTTGAGACAATCCGTCCAGAAGGTAAGGGTGTTATTGCTCGTACTGTTGCGGAAGGAAGCTCATATAAAACTCTTAAGTCTGACTACGATATGCTGACAAAAATTTGGAAAGAGGTGCAAAAAAAATCTGAAAAAGAAAAAGCACCTGCGCTTTGTTATGAAGACTTAACTTTTATTCAACGAGTTTTAAGAGATATTACAGATGAAGATGTTGATAATATTATTATCGACGATAAAGACGGTGTGAAAGAAGTTGAAAAATTTGCAACAAAGTATCTTCCACAAATTAAGGGGAAGGCAAAATTCTTTGATGAAACAAATCCGATCTTTGAAAAATTTGGTGTTGATATTGAAATTGAAAGGGGACTAAGCAATAAGGTTTACCTTCGTTCAGGTGGTTCACTAAATATCGACCAAACAGAGGCCCTTGTTTCAATCGATGTTAACACGGGTAAATTTGTCGGACGAAAAACATTAGAAGAAACAATTCTTCGCACTAATCTTGAAGCAGTTAAAGAGATCGCTTATCAGCTAAGACTTAGAAACTGTGGTGGGATTATTATTATCGACTTTATCGATATGGAAAAAGTTGAAAACCGCGAAGCTGTTTATAACTCACTAGTAGACGCTCTTAAGAAAGATCGTTCAAAAACAAAAGTCCTTCCTATTTCCGAACTAGGGCTTGTTGAGATGACTCGAAAGAGAACTCGTGACACTCTTACACGTATCATGTGTGAGCCTTGTCCATACTGTGAAGGAAATGGAATTGTAAAAACAGTAAATACGATTTGCTATGAGATTGTTCGTGAACTTGGAAAGAAAATTCGCAACAATCCAGAGTCAAAGAAGATATCAATTTATGCTCACCCAGAAGTGACGGCATCTCTTTGTGGTGAAGAGCTTGATATTATCGAAACGATGGAAGAGGTATTCAGCGTTAATCTTCAGATTCGCTCGGAGAACTCTTATCACGTTGAACAATACGAAATATTCTAGCTGCATGGGTGCCTAAGGCACCCTTACTTGCTTTTAAGGTTTTACTGATATGAGAGCACTTCTATTCCCATTACATAAAGTTTCATATCAGGCGATCTTAAAAAAGCCCCTCAATATTTTTGAACCACGCTACATTCATATGATTCATGAAGCAGAGAAAACTAATACACCTGTCGCTTTGGCCTATGCGACTTTGCAAGATGCTGATGAAGAAGCTGATACCATTGGAATTGATCATGAAAAGTATCATGCGGTAAAGAGAGTGGTGGGGCTTGGCCGCGTACAAATTCTTCAAAAATCAAAAGATGGAACAATGCTTGTTGTCCTTGAGCCTCTTTTTAAAGGTCTTATCATGGACGTCTATAATGAAGAGCTTCCATTTAATACAATTGAAGTCGACCCGATTACAGAGTTTTTAACAGTGATGCCTGAGCACATGATTTCACTGCAAAGGCTTGGTCTCGTTTTTCGTCATTGGGCAAAATCATTTTTTAAAAATCAAGTTGAGTACGATGCCCTCATGGAAGCAACAAAAGATCCTGTTGTTTTAATCGGGGCCATTACTGAATTTGTGGTTACTTCGCCAGATCTAAAGCAGGGAATTCTTGAAATCGATGATATCAACGCTAAGATCGACGTCCTCCTTGAATGGCTCGACTAAAGTAGTACGCGCCACCTTATCGAGAATTCAGTAGTTTAGGTTGTTCTCTTTTGAATAAATTGAAAAAAATTCGCATATTTAGGCTATTTTACGCTCATTCGAGGGATATTATTACCGTCGCTATCATCTAAGTGACTGAAACTACATATCTCTGACCCTCCTTGTATTGTCCAACGTATTGTAATCACGTAAAGGTGGCGCGTACCCGAAGTCGCTTTACACAAAGCGCTGTTGCTGATAGATTAGCACCACATTTGACCGTTAATTTACTCGCTTCCCTGTGGTAGGGAGGCCAATAATAACTATTGTCCAGGAGATAAAGTATGATTTATGAGTTAGCATTAGTAGCTCACGCGGGCGCAACTGAAGAGCAACAAACTAGCCTTAAAAACCTAGTAGCAGAAGTTGTAAAAAATTACGAAGGTGAAGTCCTTTTAACTGATGATTGGGGAATGAGAACATTTGCTCAAACTGCCAAGAACGGTGCTAAAACAGGTAACTACATCTATTTCATCGTTTCAGGTAACAAAGACCTAAACACAGAACTTCAAAGACGTTTCAAAATCAACGAAGACGTTCACAAGTATCTAATCATTAAACTAGCAGACAACAACGCAGACGCAGAAGCTGTTGTTAAAGCTTACAAAACTCCATTCTCAAAAGCACACCCAGGTTCACAAACTGATGAACTAGAAAAAGGTGCAGAAAAAGATAAGAGAAGATTTGCTAAGAGAAAGAACTGTTGGTTCAAAGCAAACAGCATCACTGCAGACTGGAAAGATCCAAAAACTTACAACTGGCTTATCAACGAGTTTGGTAAAATTCAACCAGCAAGAGTTACAGGTGTTTCTACTAAGCACCACAGATGGGCACAATCTGCAATTAAGAGAGCAAGAAATATTGGTCTAGTATCTCACGTTAGAGGTGACTTCGCTCACTAAGAGCGTTGAGAACTTAGTCTTAAGGGAATTAGAAAAAGATAATGAACGATAAGAAACCAAACACATTTACACTTATCTCAAAAGATAACTTCACAATTGGGAAGTTACTTTTCTTATGTGTAGTGAGTTTGATCTTAAGTGTTGCTTATCCACTAGGTGTATTTTCACCACTTCCAGTGGCATTCGCTTTCTTAATCTATGGAAACTTAAAGACGCTTGTGACTTTCGGTGTAATGATCGTTCTTTGCTTTATTGCTGCACAATCGAACGACTCTTTTTTAATCCTTGCTAACTCTGCGTACGTTTTATTCTACGCTGTTATCATTGGTTACTTGAGTGCCGCTACGATTTTACGCAATGAAGATCCTGTAAAAGGATTATTAAAGAGAGGATTTATACTCCTACTTGTGATCTTCGGACTTTTGGGAACAATTGAAGTGATTTTTCCTTCAACAATCTCGACGACGATTACAACTTCAGTAAATGAAGGTTTGTCACAATTAAAGAATTCACCAGATTATAAAGAATTAATTGCTCGCGGTGGTGAAGTCGCAGCAACTTACCAAAGTGTTTTTGAAAACCCAGAAGATATCATTAAGAGAATCTATCAATGGGGCTTCTCTGTTATTTTTGTAAGTACGTTCTTTATTTTATGGTTAACAGTTTTCATGCTTTTAAGAAATGCAAAGTTATGGAAAATGCTTCATGGCTACAAATTTGGTCTAAAGCACTTTGTGCGCTTTCAAGTGCCAGAGTACTTTGCCCTTATCGTAGTTATTGGGCTAGCTCTCTTCTTAGGTGGAGAGTATATTGGTGGTGAGATTGTTGAGGTTATTGGCCTTAATATCTTACTTTGCTTAGGAATATTCTATTTCTTTCAAGGAATGGGTGTTTACTTAGACTTCTTAAAATATATTAAGGTGACTGGGTTTGTTCGCTCAATTCTTGCGATTATGACTATTTTCTTTGCTCATCGTTTTATTGCGATTGTTGGCCTATTAGACTATTGGGTCAACTTTAGAAGATTTTTTAAAAATAATAAGGAGATATAAAATGAAAGTTATTCTTAAAGAAACTGTAAAGTCTCTTGGTAACGTTGGTGAGATCGTTAACGTTTCAGCTGGTTATGCAAGAAACTTCCTAATTCCAAATGGTGCTGCAGTTCTAGCTGATGAATCAAACACAGCTCAGGTTAAGCACTTTGAGAAACTACTTGCTAAGCAAGTTGAAGCTGATAAAGCATCTGCAACAAAAGTTGCTGGTGCAATCAATGGACTAAACATTGAACTTATCAAAAGAGTTGGTACTAACGGTAAACTATTTGGTTCTGTTACTACTCACGAACTTTCTCTTGAACTAGGTAAACTAGGTCACGATGTAGAAAGAAGACACCTTCTTCTAGAAAACCCAATCCGTGCGATTGGTAGCTACGAAGTTAAAGCTAAGGTTTTCGCAGGTGTAGATGCTACTTTTACAGTAACTGTAAAAATGGATCCTGCTCAAGAAGAAGAAAACAAGAAAAAAGCTGAAGAACTTGCTGCAATGAAAGCTGCTCAAGAACTTCTTGCTAAAGAAGCTGCTGAAGCTGCTGCTTCTGGTGACAACTCAGGTGAGATGTCTGAAGAAGAAAAGCTTAAGATGGAAGCTAATAGAATCCTAAGAAGCTAATTTTTTTCTTATATTAAAGAGGGGGGCTTTAAGCCTCCCTTCTTTTTTCTAATCATATTATGGGGCAGAATATGGTTGAGCAAAACAACTCGAACAACGCAAGAACACTTCCAAACGATACTCTTTCTGAGAAATCTCTACTTTCATGCTTAATTTTAGATAGTATGTCATTTGATGAAATCTCTGATTTAAAATTAGAGGGAAAGGATTTTTATAATCCGAAATATGGAATTGTATTCGATGCCATTAAAGATATGGTTCACTCGAATAACCCTGTTGATTACGTAACAATTTGTTCATATCTTTCAGACCACAATCGCCTTGATGAAATTGGTGGTCAGAACTTCATTCTTGATATTACAGAAGATCAGGTATCAAGTGCAAACCTTCGTCACTATGCAAAGACTGTAAAAGACAAGGCGTCTCTTAGAGACCTCGTTCGCCAAGCTAGAAAGGTAGCGGACAAAGGTGCAACTTTCTCTGGAAATGCACAAGACTTCATTCAGGAAGTAGAATCAATCTTCTTTGGTCTTACAAACGAGGCCAAGCAAGGAAGTATGATTAAGCTTAATGAGTGTCTAAAAGAAAACATTAAAGAAATTGAAGATACATCGCGCGTTGCCGGTGAGATTCATGGTGTACCGACTGGTTATGGTGCCCTTGATAAGTTATTACTTGGTATGCAACCTGGTCAGTTAATTATTCTAGCTGCCCGTCCTGCCATGGGGAAGACTGCTCTTGCTCTAAACGTTGCACAGAATGCTTGTGAGTTCTCAAAACTTCCAGTTGCTCTTTTCTCTCTGGAGATGATGGCCAAGGAACTTTCAATGAGACTTCTAACTCAACGTGCGAAGATCGATTCAAAAAGAATTCGTACAAAAGAGTTCCTTGAAACAGATTTAAGAAAAATTGGGCAGGGGATTCAGCAACTTGCTGATATGCCAATTTATATTAATGATAATGCTGGGACAAACCTTCTTGATATTCAGTCTGCGTGTCGTAAGATCAAAGCATCTGAGGGTCTGGGACTTGTTGTTATCGACTACCTTCAGCTAATGAGTTCACACAATAAGATGCTTCCTCGTGAACAGCAGATTGCGGAAATTTCAAGGGGCCTAAAGAATATGGCCAAAGAACTTGAGTGTCCGGTAATCGCACTTTCACAGCTTAACCGTGGGGTTGAATCTCGTCCTAACAAACGTCCAATGACTTCGGATCTTCGTGAATCTGGATCAATTGAGCAGGATGCGGATATTATTATGTTCGTATATCGTGATGAATATTATAACCCTGATACAAAAGATCAGGGGATTGCAGAAGTTATCGTTGGTAAAAACCGTGGTGGTGAAGTTGGAACTGCAAAGCTAACATTCGTTGGTGCGCATACAAGTTTCGAAAATATCGCCTATGCACAAGACGATGGCAGAAACTAGTCAATCGACTTACGCTCTCTTTAAACATGAAGAAGGCTTCTTAAAACTTGAGAGGCCTTCAAAATACCTTCATATAACAAATAAGAAAATTTACGATCGACTCCGTCAAACTGAACAGGACTTCTCTGTTGCTGCTTTAAAAGACTTATTAGGACACTGCTGGCATGTGCAATCTCTGCATTATGAATTAGGCCATTACTTTTTGTCTGATGCCCCTTACTTTGAAGAAGAGCTAAGCCTTGCAACACTTATAAACTTTGAAGAGAAAAGCATTATAAGGCCTACAGAAGCCCATAAGAAAACGACAGCTACAGTAGAAAAAATTATTACTAAAGATGAGTATGAAAATCTATTTCATAAGACATATGAAAATTTATTGGCCGGAAATTGTTACCAGCTAAATCTAACTTCTCTTATCGAGTTAAAAATTTCAAATACAGATGATCTGATTAATACATTTTTAAGTATAGAGCTTTATCCCAAGCTCGGTGAATTTGCACATATCCTAAGTCTTCCATTTGAAGAGCGTCTCGTTATTAGTAATTCTCCAGAATGCTTATACGAGTATGACCAGGAAAGAAAAAAACTCACAACAAGACCAATCAAGGGAACTGTGGCCGATCATCTTGGCAAAGACTTCTTAATTAACGACGTCAAAAATACAAGTGAACTCAATATAATTACAGACCTCTTAAGACATGATCTGTCTGCCATTGGAAAAAACTTTTCAAAAGTTGAATCAATGCGCGAATTTTTTTATGTGCCAGGACTTATTCATCAGTACTCTAAAATAAGTGTGGAGCTAGAAGAGTGCAACAACCTCTCTTTAGTTACCTCCCTGTTTCCAGGAGGAAGTATCACTGGTGCACCGAAGAAAAGAGTCGTTGAATTGATAAAAAATATTGAAAACAAAGACCGAGGAATTTACACAGGTTCTACCATTTTAAATTTTGACAATATTTATAAATCATCTATAAATATCCGTTCTTTAGACATTACATCATCTTCTAACCTCGCTCTATACGGGGCAGGAGGAGGAATCACTCTACTGAGTGACGCTGAGAGCGAATTCTTCGAACTAAAAGCCAAAGCTAATAGCTTTCTTAAGGTTTTCTTTAAGGATGTAAAAATCTAATAAATTCTTACATCTGTTTTGTTAGTTTTGACATTCAAATATCACGCTAGATATGATTTTTTTGTGACAAAGTGAAGCAAAGGATTGCTCCAACATGGATCGTTGAAAATTTGTCGCAGGAGAGGGAAGTCAATGGATATGACAAACAACACAACACAGACAACACAGAACAAAGATACTCACAACAAGGACGTTATGGTGCAATTAAATGATTTAGTTGAAATCTCAGGTGTACCAACTGATTTCATTAAGAAAGAGTTAATGCTTGATGATACTGTTTCAATGGATGAATTGAGATCAAAAATGCTTAAGTTTCTCGACACAACATTTCAAGAGAATGGTGTCGATACTTCTAAAGTAAAATAGTCAGTTAATCTTTTGGAAACATAGGACTTGTTTCTCAATAATCTCCTTAATGCCCTTCTTATTAAGCTTAGGTTTAGTGAGAGGGGCATTTTTTTATTCTCCTTACTGAACATCTTCAATCGGTAGAAATTTCCACAACTATGCAATTTAAAGTGCTTACTAAAATTTTATTAAGGTAAGACTTCTCATTTCCGATACTTAGAATGAAATAGGAAAATTTTCATAGGAATGTTGTATGGATATAGCATCAGTCATTGGATTAGTATTAGCAGTAGGTGGAATCATGGGTTCCATTATGTCAGGTGGGGCGATCTCAATTTTCATTGATGTCCCTTCAGTACTTGTTGTTGGTCTAGGTCTAATCGGAGTAACTCTTTATCGTTGGCCAATGGAGGTTGTAAAAGGTCTTGTTGCAATTGCAATGAAATCGATCTTCTTCACGCCAGTTGATCCTAAAGACAAAATTAACAAAATTAAAGAACTAGCAGAGCTTGCCAGACGTGAGTCAGTTTTTGCTTTAGAGAAAGCTGAAATTGATGATCCGTTTATGAAGAAGGCGATGACTCTTGCAGCGGATAACAGACCTCCTGAAGTTATTGCTTCGATTCTCCAAATGGATATTGATTCAATGGAGTCTCGTCACAAGACTGGGGCAGATGTTTTTGATGGTGTTGCGGCAGATGGCCCTGCTATGGGAATGATCGGGACCCTAATCGGTCTGGTACAGATGCTTCAGAACCTTTCAGATCCGTCGGCGATTGGTCCGGCCATGGCCGTTGCCCTTCTGACAACGTTCTATGGTGCGATTATTGCCAACGTTTTTGCAGGACCTGTTAAAAATAAAATTTCATACCGATCACAAATGGAACTTATGTCCATGAGTATTGTAGTAGCGGGAACACTTGGAATTGTTGCAGGTGAAAACCCTCGTATGATTATTGAAAAACTTAATTCATTCCTTCCGCCAAGTGAAAGATCTGCTTCGGATGAAGGTGAAGAATAGGCTTAAAACCAATAAAAAAACCAGTATTTGAGGAATAAATACTA
This window encodes:
- a CDS encoding motility protein A produces the protein MDIASVIGLVLAVGGIMGSIMSGGAISIFIDVPSVLVVGLGLIGVTLYRWPMEVVKGLVAIAMKSIFFTPVDPKDKINKIKELAELARRESVFALEKAEIDDPFMKKAMTLAADNRPPEVIASILQMDIDSMESRHKTGADVFDGVAADGPAMGMIGTLIGLVQMLQNLSDPSAIGPAMAVALLTTFYGAIIANVFAGPVKNKISYRSQMELMSMSIVVAGTLGIVAGENPRMIIEKLNSFLPPSERSASDEGEE